CCGAGGAGCCTTCACGTTAACGGCGGCTCGCTTCGGTCGCCTTCACGGCGCGTTGAAGGCACACGAAGTCTCTAGAGTTTTACTTTACTGCGGGTCGGGTGAAGGGAGCGTACCCGGCGCGACCGCATCGGCGAGCGCGCGAAAGACTTGTGTCGCACCGAGGCCGGCACCGCCTTTTTGATCGTACGCGGCGGCCGTGTTTGTCGCCTCAACGGCGATTGTCACCCTCTGCGCCGGGAGATAGCCCACCGCTCCGGATGCACCCGCAAACCCCAAGGTTTGTGTAACCCACGGACCGGAGAAGATGACGCCGAGCCCGTAGCTCAGCGCGAGGTCGTTCTTCCGGCACGCCGGACAGTTCGGCTGCGGGTGTCCGAAGCCGATCAGCTTCGGCGTGATCTGCGCGGCCGACGACGCCGGCGAGATGAGCTTCCCCGTCCCGACCGCCTCCAGCGAAATGCTGAGATCGGTGATCGTCGTCGTTTCGACCGCCTGGTCGATGGTCGTCCACGAAGGATTCCAGTAGGTCGACTCTTCGAAGAACGGGATCTTCGCGGCGATTCCGAGCGTCTCACGCCGTTCCGAGGTAAACGAGTGCAATACCGGCTGCGGGATCGCCGGCGTCTTGTTGCCGCTCGTCTCCTTGAGCCCCATTGGATCCAAAACGTATTTCTGGAGCGCATCGATGAGCGGCATGCCCGCGATCTTCTCCAGCACCCGGCCCAGAATCACGTAATTGGTGTGCGAGTATCCCCAGTTTGTCCCAGGCGCGAACTGCAGGGGTTTGCTGACGCCGATCTGGATCAGCTCCTCCGGCGTCCACTGACGAAACGGATCGAGGTATAAACCGTTGAGCAGCTCGTCCTGATAGACGTAATCGGCGTAGCCCGACGTCATCCGCGCCAGGTCCGCAAGCGTGATGCGATCGGCGTCGGGAAGCTCTGGATAGAATCGGGAAAGCTTCGTGTCGAGCGTCACCTTCTTCTGATCGCAGAACTCCAGCAGCAG
This is a stretch of genomic DNA from Candidatus Cybelea sp.. It encodes these proteins:
- a CDS encoding serine hydrolase domain-containing protein translates to MRAASAVALLLALLTPYAARAAGTDSPAAIESIVRSSMAANHLRAAIVQVRRDGNNIYTGAFGESMTGVAATPDMHFRNGALAFTYMATLLLEFCDQKKVTLDTKLSRFYPELPDADRITLADLARMTSGYADYVYQDELLNGLYLDPFRQWTPEELIQIGVSKPLQFAPGTNWGYSHTNYVILGRVLEKIAGMPLIDALQKYVLDPMGLKETSGNKTPAIPQPVLHSFTSERRETLGIAAKIPFFEESTYWNPSWTTIDQAVETTTITDLSISLEAVGTGKLISPASSAAQITPKLIGFGHPQPNCPACRKNDLALSYGLGVIFSGPWVTQTLGFAGASGAVGYLPAQRVTIAVEATNTAAAYDQKGGAGLGATQVFRALADAVAPGTLPSPDPQ